One genomic region from Maridesulfovibrio frigidus DSM 17176 encodes:
- the lpxC gene encoding UDP-3-O-acyl-N-acetylglucosamine deacetylase, with protein MLQTTIQKTVRCKGVGLHSGKQVEIVLRPAVEDTGILFSLHTGSGSSFITPNPDLVVATGLATTLGNGKDSVSTVEHLLAAVRGMDIDNIHIEVRGNELPIMDGSAGPFVYLLRQAEVRELSKPRKVMAITKSINFEQEGKYIRAYPHDGFAVDYTIEFDHPQIGRQNLSLEITPEVFGDDLAKARTFGFLKEVEYLHANGLALGGSLDNAVVLDDYGVLNEDGLRFVDEFVRHKILDFIGDMAVMQMPLQGRFEIFASGHALNNSFLRYLYANAEDYIEERVLEPSHGKAAQKDVSISFPDAAPVPA; from the coding sequence ATGCTACAAACAACTATCCAAAAGACAGTAAGATGCAAAGGGGTCGGACTTCACAGCGGTAAGCAGGTGGAGATCGTATTAAGGCCTGCTGTTGAAGATACCGGTATACTTTTTTCGCTTCATACTGGTTCCGGAAGTTCATTTATCACTCCGAATCCAGATCTGGTCGTAGCAACCGGGCTTGCGACAACTCTAGGGAATGGCAAAGACTCTGTTTCCACTGTTGAGCATCTTCTAGCCGCTGTACGCGGAATGGATATTGATAATATTCATATCGAAGTGAGAGGCAATGAGCTTCCTATTATGGACGGCAGCGCTGGTCCTTTTGTTTATCTCCTTCGTCAGGCCGAAGTTCGCGAGCTTTCAAAGCCTCGCAAAGTCATGGCTATAACTAAATCCATCAATTTTGAGCAGGAAGGCAAGTATATCAGAGCATACCCTCACGATGGTTTTGCTGTTGATTACACAATTGAATTTGATCATCCTCAAATTGGTAGACAGAATCTTTCTCTCGAAATTACTCCTGAAGTCTTTGGCGATGATTTAGCTAAAGCCAGAACTTTCGGATTTCTTAAAGAAGTTGAATATCTTCATGCTAATGGGCTTGCACTGGGTGGATCGCTCGATAACGCAGTAGTTCTTGATGATTACGGTGTTTTGAATGAAGACGGTCTTCGTTTTGTAGATGAGTTTGTTAGGCATAAAATTTTAGATTTCATAGGTGATATGGCTGTGATGCAAATGCCTTTACAGGGGCGTTTCGAAATATTTGCTTCAGGTCACGCACTTAATAACTCATTCCTACGATACCTTTACGCGAACGCTGAGGACTATATTGAGGAGCGTGTACTTGAGCCTTCTCATGGGAAGGCAGCTCAGAAGGACGTCTCCATTTCCTTCCCGGACGCTGCTCCGGTTCCAGCTTAG
- the prmC gene encoding peptide chain release factor N(5)-glutamine methyltransferase gives MIKVTLKEVVSAATLKLNEADVDSPAFSAQLLAEKVFKLDRLKMIMEINSAVESDAVDEFNALVERRAQGEPVAYILGEKEFYGINFLVGPGVLIPRPETEEIIEMVLARFNKDDSFLFADFGTGSGILAVTVAKFFPKARGIAMDLSSAALNIARRNAKMHLVDDRLLFIQADFTTPALENEVFDLVLANPPYLSDAELYEISPEVAHYEPVSALVGGIGGDELIHGSAPRIADALKFPGCMFMEIGYLQRETALQIFESIPFFAGNVAVVKDISNHDRIVVAEKK, from the coding sequence ATGATTAAAGTCACATTAAAAGAGGTCGTTTCTGCGGCAACTCTTAAATTGAATGAAGCCGATGTTGATTCTCCTGCTTTTTCTGCACAATTACTCGCAGAAAAGGTTTTTAAGCTTGATCGCTTAAAAATGATAATGGAGATTAACAGTGCAGTTGAATCCGATGCTGTGGATGAATTTAATGCACTTGTAGAGCGCAGGGCGCAGGGTGAACCTGTGGCTTACATCCTTGGTGAAAAAGAATTTTATGGCATTAATTTTTTGGTCGGCCCGGGTGTTTTAATTCCGAGACCTGAAACTGAAGAAATCATCGAGATGGTTTTAGCTCGTTTCAATAAAGATGATAGTTTTCTTTTTGCAGATTTTGGAACAGGTTCGGGGATTCTCGCTGTAACCGTTGCAAAGTTTTTTCCCAAAGCTCGCGGGATTGCGATGGATTTGAGTTCTGCCGCTTTAAATATAGCTCGTAGGAATGCAAAGATGCATTTAGTGGATGACCGGTTGTTATTCATTCAGGCCGATTTTACTACGCCAGCTTTAGAGAATGAAGTTTTCGATCTGGTGCTGGCAAATCCTCCATACCTTAGCGATGCTGAATTGTATGAGATAAGCCCAGAGGTAGCGCATTATGAACCTGTTTCTGCTCTTGTTGGCGGAATAGGTGGCGACGAACTCATTCATGGTAGTGCTCCGCGAATTGCAGATGCTTTGAAATTTCCCGGCTGTATGTTTATGGAGATAGGTTATCTTCAACGCGAAACTGCTCTTCAGATTTTTGAATCTATTCCTTTTTTTGCGGGCAATGTTGCCGTCGTTAAAGATATTTCAAATCATGACAGGATCGTTGTCGCAGAAAAGAAATGA
- the prfA gene encoding peptide chain release factor 1, with amino-acid sequence MFAKLEDIERSFMDLEQELSDPEVYSNQERFRKVTRAHSDMGEVVRVFREYKQFAADLADNQEMATDSDPEIREMAEMEISEIKAKIPALEEELKLLLLPKDPMDEKNIILEIRAGTGGEEAALFCADVFRMYTRFAEGNGWKVEILSSNPTGTGGYKEMIASISGAKIYSKMKYESGTHRVQRVPATESQGRIHTSAITVAIMPEAEEVDVQVRTEDIRVDVFRASGPGGQSVNTTDSAIRITHIPSGLVVICQDEKSQHKNKAKAMKVLCSRLLQQEQDKQHEALAEVRREQVGSGDRSERIRTYNFPQGRVTDHRINLTLYKLDSVMEGDMSELVDSLINHYQSEALKNQASD; translated from the coding sequence ATGTTTGCCAAGCTAGAAGATATAGAACGCTCATTTATGGATTTAGAGCAGGAGCTTAGTGATCCCGAAGTTTATAGCAATCAGGAACGTTTCAGAAAGGTGACTCGAGCACATTCTGATATGGGAGAGGTTGTTAGAGTTTTCAGGGAATACAAGCAGTTTGCTGCTGACCTTGCGGATAATCAGGAAATGGCGACTGACTCTGATCCTGAGATTAGAGAAATGGCCGAAATGGAAATCTCTGAGATCAAAGCCAAAATTCCAGCTCTTGAAGAGGAATTGAAGCTTTTACTCTTGCCGAAAGATCCTATGGATGAAAAAAATATCATTCTGGAGATCAGAGCCGGTACGGGCGGAGAAGAAGCAGCTTTATTTTGCGCTGATGTATTTCGCATGTATACCCGTTTTGCTGAGGGTAATGGCTGGAAAGTCGAAATTCTCAGCTCCAATCCTACTGGAACAGGTGGGTATAAAGAAATGATAGCTTCCATCAGTGGAGCTAAAATTTATAGTAAAATGAAGTATGAATCTGGAACTCATCGTGTTCAGCGTGTTCCGGCAACAGAATCTCAGGGCCGCATTCACACCTCTGCTATCACTGTGGCTATTATGCCTGAAGCAGAAGAAGTTGATGTTCAGGTTCGTACTGAAGATATTCGTGTGGACGTTTTCAGAGCATCCGGACCTGGTGGTCAGAGCGTTAATACAACTGACTCCGCTATTCGTATTACCCATATCCCTAGTGGGCTGGTTGTTATCTGTCAGGATGAGAAATCTCAGCATAAGAATAAAGCTAAGGCTATGAAAGTTCTTTGCTCCAGACTTCTTCAGCAGGAGCAGGACAAGCAGCATGAAGCGCTTGCAGAAGTGCGTCGTGAACAGGTTGGTTCTGGTGATAGGTCTGAACGTATCCGCACATATAACTTCCCGCAGGGCAGAGTTACAGATCATAGAATTAACTTAACTCTGTACAAACTTGATTCTGTCATGGAAGGCGATATGAGTGAGCTTGTTGATTCACTTATTAATCACTACCAGTCAGAGGCTTTGAAGAATCAGGCTTCGGATTAA
- a CDS encoding DUF1385 domain-containing protein, producing MSATKTVGGQAVIEGVMMRSKDKLAIAVRRPDGEIVVELRPWFSMTPEFMKKPFLRGFPIFIETMVNGVKALNYSATQALDEDDGELTTFHLALTMVVALGAALGLFVVLPHFFSVAMKWWGYSGGVDALSFHIWDGFFKIAMFLGYIVAISFVPDIKRVFQYHGAEHKVIWAYEAGGELTTCKIKEFSRLHPRCGTAFLLFVLVVSILLFTIIVPLLLSIWSPQTFIYKHLYIVGIKLLLMAPVSAIAYEMIKASAKHSDSTLCRAMCLPGLGMQLLTTHEPDEDQIEVALAALNKATEED from the coding sequence ATGTCCGCCACTAAGACCGTTGGAGGTCAGGCTGTTATTGAGGGCGTTATGATGCGATCTAAGGATAAGCTTGCTATTGCGGTTCGTCGTCCAGACGGTGAAATTGTAGTAGAACTTCGTCCTTGGTTTTCCATGACTCCAGAGTTTATGAAGAAACCTTTTTTACGTGGTTTTCCAATTTTTATTGAGACCATGGTCAATGGTGTCAAAGCTCTCAACTATTCCGCTACACAGGCTCTTGATGAAGATGATGGAGAACTCACGACCTTTCACCTTGCCTTGACTATGGTCGTAGCTCTTGGTGCGGCTCTGGGGCTTTTTGTCGTTCTTCCACATTTCTTTTCAGTAGCTATGAAATGGTGGGGATATTCCGGTGGAGTTGATGCTCTCAGTTTTCATATTTGGGACGGCTTCTTTAAGATAGCAATGTTCCTCGGCTACATTGTAGCAATCTCTTTCGTTCCTGATATTAAAAGAGTTTTCCAATATCACGGGGCGGAGCATAAAGTCATTTGGGCTTATGAAGCAGGTGGTGAATTGACCACGTGTAAGATTAAGGAATTCAGTAGACTGCATCCTCGTTGCGGGACAGCCTTTTTGCTGTTCGTACTTGTTGTAAGTATCTTATTATTTACGATAATTGTTCCTCTTCTACTTTCAATATGGTCTCCTCAGACCTTTATTTATAAGCATTTATATATTGTCGGCATCAAGTTGCTTCTTATGGCTCCGGTTAGTGCCATTGCCTACGAGATGATTAAAGCGTCAGCTAAACATTCCGACAGTACTCTTTGCCGTGCTATGTGCCTTCCCGGTCTTGGCATGCAGCTTTTAACTACGCATGAACCCGATGAAGACCAGATCGAGGTTGCTTTGGCTGCTCTTAATAAAGCAACTGAAGAGGACTAA
- the rpmE gene encoding 50S ribosomal protein L31: MKKDIHPKLYKATVRCHCGYESDVYSTLGEEVSTEICSSCHPFYTGKQRFIDTAGRIDRFKKKFGDFKAADKVKGN, from the coding sequence ATGAAAAAAGATATCCATCCAAAACTTTATAAGGCAACAGTTCGCTGTCATTGCGGATATGAGTCTGACGTTTATTCTACATTGGGTGAAGAGGTTAGCACTGAAATTTGTTCAAGCTGCCATCCTTTTTACACAGGTAAACAGCGTTTCATCGATACAGCTGGTCGTATTGACCGCTTTAAGAAGAAATTTGGTGATTTCAAGGCTGCCGATAAAGTTAAAGGCAACTAG
- a CDS encoding TusE/DsrC/DsvC family sulfur relay protein, protein MANVEFMGKSFEVDEDGFLLKFEEWTPEWVDYCKDGEGIKELNEEHQKVLDFLQDYYKKNGIAPMVRILSKVTGFKLKHIYELFPSGPGKGACKMAGLPKPTGCV, encoded by the coding sequence ATGGCAAACGTAGAATTCATGGGTAAAAGTTTCGAAGTTGATGAAGATGGTTTCCTTTTGAAATTTGAAGAGTGGACACCTGAATGGGTTGACTACTGTAAAGATGGCGAAGGCATCAAAGAATTGAACGAAGAGCACCAGAAAGTTCTCGACTTCTTGCAGGATTACTACAAAAAGAACGGAATCGCACCAATGGTACGTATCCTTTCTAAAGTAACTGGTTTCAAACTGAAACACATCTACGAACTATTCCCTTCCGGTCCTGGTAAAGGGGCTTGTAAGATGGCTGGTCTGCCTAAGCCTACTGGTTGCGTATAG
- a CDS encoding YcaO-like family protein encodes MIKLKSCPKVYTTDQDKAVSPEETVARVKGLLKEKCDGVLGCTRKIDTGRLGIPVFISECGPAAREIMPTRKQMGKGASIAQAEASALMELVERFSFFSFWSNAENFTLATYSEAEELWPGKVISIEKILQSVDEKMDPAKARVILDLVRWHFHPALNVLTGEAEYVPLDWFKILNEFNGSSAGNTPEESVLQGGSELVERHVCAVIDSERLEVPRIDPATCEDEVLAKLCKCFEDNGIKYIISDFSLGMPLPTVAVTAWDPSTFPGMSEIVFTAGTSSCPSKAAIRAFTEVAQLAGDFETGRVYEASGLPKFTDLDQAEWLTKGKSTSINDLPNVLDSDIYDELIQFSKGLDDQGYTLYTVDTTHPDLGVSANYNFVPGFRFRERTPHASLGLFVGRILSEKVAIDIAGDGLDVISDIYDDDYFIPFFEGMLALRGGDTSRAADMFKLAIEVQPADEEKALSAFYAAYALSLEERWVETIPYLDRAIELDNEAKEFFNLRGVAKFKAGEYAIASEDFKSALAIDNGSASDLANLGLCHKFMGNTEEAIEYLSTAIELEPELEYARTHLEQMLNMK; translated from the coding sequence ATGATTAAGCTTAAATCGTGTCCTAAAGTTTATACTACTGATCAGGATAAGGCTGTTTCTCCGGAAGAAACCGTGGCCCGGGTTAAAGGTCTGCTCAAAGAGAAGTGTGACGGAGTGCTGGGTTGTACCAGAAAGATTGATACCGGTAGACTCGGAATTCCTGTTTTTATAAGCGAGTGCGGTCCTGCAGCTCGCGAGATTATGCCCACCCGTAAGCAGATGGGGAAAGGGGCTTCCATTGCTCAAGCCGAGGCTTCAGCATTGATGGAGCTGGTTGAAAGGTTCAGCTTTTTCAGTTTTTGGTCCAATGCCGAAAATTTCACCCTCGCGACATACAGTGAAGCAGAAGAACTTTGGCCTGGAAAAGTTATTTCGATTGAAAAAATACTTCAATCTGTAGATGAGAAGATGGACCCGGCTAAGGCGCGGGTTATATTAGACTTGGTACGTTGGCATTTTCATCCAGCACTAAATGTGCTTACCGGAGAAGCTGAGTATGTGCCGCTTGATTGGTTTAAGATTCTAAATGAATTTAATGGTTCCTCCGCTGGCAATACTCCCGAAGAGTCTGTTTTGCAGGGTGGTAGTGAACTTGTTGAACGCCATGTTTGCGCTGTTATCGACAGTGAAAGACTGGAAGTTCCTCGCATTGATCCCGCCACCTGTGAAGATGAAGTGCTTGCAAAGCTTTGCAAATGTTTCGAAGATAATGGCATTAAATACATCATAAGTGACTTTTCGCTCGGAATGCCGTTGCCAACTGTTGCAGTTACCGCATGGGATCCTTCAACATTTCCCGGTATGAGTGAGATTGTTTTCACTGCAGGAACGTCCTCTTGTCCTTCGAAGGCCGCAATTAGAGCGTTCACAGAGGTGGCTCAGCTTGCCGGAGATTTTGAAACAGGGCGTGTTTACGAGGCATCGGGGCTACCTAAGTTTACTGACCTTGATCAGGCTGAGTGGCTTACGAAAGGTAAAAGCACATCTATCAATGATCTACCGAATGTTTTAGATTCTGATATTTATGATGAACTGATTCAGTTTTCTAAAGGGCTGGATGATCAGGGTTACACTTTATATACTGTTGATACGACTCATCCCGATCTGGGCGTGTCAGCGAATTACAACTTTGTACCTGGATTCCGTTTCAGGGAGCGTACGCCTCACGCAAGCTTAGGTCTTTTTGTCGGGCGCATTCTCTCCGAGAAAGTCGCTATTGATATTGCTGGCGATGGTCTGGACGTTATCTCTGATATTTATGACGATGATTATTTTATTCCATTTTTTGAAGGAATGCTTGCGCTTCGCGGTGGTGACACCAGTAGAGCTGCTGATATGTTCAAGCTCGCTATCGAAGTGCAGCCAGCAGATGAAGAGAAGGCCTTATCTGCCTTCTACGCTGCCTATGCCTTGTCTCTTGAAGAACGTTGGGTTGAGACAATACCTTACCTTGATAGGGCCATTGAGCTCGATAACGAGGCTAAAGAGTTTTTCAACCTTCGCGGGGTCGCTAAATTTAAGGCAGGCGAGTATGCAATTGCATCTGAGGACTTCAAATCGGCCCTTGCGATTGATAATGGTTCTGCTTCAGACCTTGCCAATTTGGGATTATGTCATAAGTTTATGGGGAACACTGAAGAAGCTATTGAGTACCTCAGCACGGCTATTGAACTTGAGCCAGAGCTGGAATATGCGCGAACTCACCTTGAACAAATGCTAAATATGAAGTAA
- a CDS encoding class I SAM-dependent methyltransferase — MNIALKDDVTFDELLAAARNKFGAIKFESVKIGGVELEIAQVVDMPAYLDRLVDKARGGKKVDLPLWAKIWPSCLVLGMFILKFKPIDNASFIELGAGGGVCGLLAASRGYNVILSDFDDDALLFSRLNAVRNNLDGNVSVRKVDFCDTDLDDTYNYIIGCELLYQESVQIPLFKFIKKHLSADLGSEALLATDKKRVGKTFFEQAKKEYRLMRQDVPFAGNKDSGKSITCLIRMGALNND, encoded by the coding sequence ATGAATATAGCCTTAAAAGACGATGTTACCTTTGATGAGCTTCTTGCGGCAGCCCGGAATAAATTCGGTGCAATCAAATTTGAATCAGTTAAAATCGGCGGTGTTGAGCTTGAGATTGCTCAGGTTGTAGATATGCCCGCATATTTGGACCGTCTAGTAGATAAAGCTAGAGGTGGCAAAAAAGTAGATCTGCCTTTGTGGGCTAAAATATGGCCTTCTTGCCTTGTTCTAGGGATGTTTATCCTAAAATTTAAGCCTATCGATAACGCCTCTTTTATTGAGCTTGGAGCGGGCGGTGGCGTCTGTGGTCTTCTCGCAGCGAGCAGAGGGTATAACGTTATTTTGTCTGATTTTGATGATGATGCATTGTTATTCAGTCGTCTTAACGCCGTTCGTAATAATCTTGATGGCAATGTCTCAGTTCGCAAGGTAGATTTCTGTGATACAGATCTTGATGACACTTACAATTATATAATAGGTTGCGAGCTTCTCTATCAAGAGAGTGTCCAGATTCCATTATTTAAGTTTATCAAGAAACATCTCAGTGCAGATCTGGGGTCAGAAGCTTTACTTGCAACTGATAAGAAGCGCGTTGGCAAAACATTTTTTGAACAAGCTAAGAAGGAATACCGTCTGATGAGACAGGACGTTCCTTTTGCGGGTAATAAGGATAGTGGTAAAAGTATTACTTGTCTGATTAGAATGGGAGCTCTGAACAATGATTAA
- the dksA gene encoding RNA polymerase-binding protein DksA — translation MDQQELGFFRETLNKMLDDILVKGRETIEDMNESGETYADPADRATAESDRAFTLRLRDRERKLIKKIQKAIKRIDDGEYGLCLSCGDDISAARLKARPVTTLCIACKSKQEEEEQNRGD, via the coding sequence ATGGACCAGCAAGAATTAGGTTTTTTTCGCGAGACTTTGAATAAGATGCTCGATGATATCTTAGTTAAAGGTCGGGAAACAATTGAGGACATGAATGAATCCGGTGAAACTTACGCCGACCCTGCAGACCGTGCGACAGCCGAATCTGACAGAGCCTTTACCCTTAGACTAAGGGATAGAGAACGTAAGCTTATCAAAAAGATTCAAAAGGCTATCAAGCGCATTGATGATGGCGAATATGGTTTGTGCTTATCATGCGGAGATGACATCTCTGCGGCTAGGCTCAAAGCGCGTCCTGTTACTACTCTTTGCATCGCATGCAAAAGCAAGCAGGAAGAAGAAGAACAAAACCGCGGAGACTAA
- a CDS encoding NFACT RNA binding domain-containing protein, which produces MDAHFFRALAQELEINLNGRRVEKIFSPADGVWTFSLQSTGGKEFLLFRPAKSVGLFFLSRVKPLNPANPPANVMWLRKRLSGRRIFEAHHDWVNLRVAFTISPGREPGRYKFLLFDLKKGVSLIHELPEDFGAPVLWPSYAEIKDTPEIWKEFPQISPPLRKAMDRLSPPEAQTLLNNLESGTFNSFYISTDIKDEFAPPRVWPLKGSAQQKIGSAIEASSLYGEKVLFPTMEKLENSEDKSALKSGKKKFKRVMNRIEQEEDRLRDLLKRKIDAEALQAEMYRIKPLRALEKITVNHPEQGEIVVALDPLLTPMENMTRIFKFAAKASRGLKHMERRRKEVEDEQDVFLNQNLLPPSSKDKQKKNIAIPTKYKNIAVALFVSSDGFLIIRGKNSKANHDILGKVSSVFDYWFHVEGGPGSHVILKRDHPGQEVPEKTFEEAATLAALKSYKCNDSKAEVMCALVKDVRKIKGGAPGQVLVDNVSKTLHVEIDPSLEESLAKK; this is translated from the coding sequence ATGGACGCACACTTTTTCAGGGCCCTTGCACAGGAACTTGAGATTAATCTCAATGGACGAAGGGTGGAGAAAATATTTTCTCCTGCTGATGGAGTGTGGACTTTTTCGCTCCAATCAACGGGCGGAAAAGAGTTTTTACTATTCAGGCCCGCCAAATCGGTGGGCCTTTTTTTTCTTTCACGAGTAAAACCACTTAATCCGGCAAATCCCCCTGCTAACGTTATGTGGCTTCGAAAAAGACTTTCCGGCCGCAGAATTTTTGAAGCACACCACGACTGGGTAAACTTGCGGGTAGCGTTCACAATTTCTCCAGGACGCGAGCCCGGTCGGTACAAATTCCTCCTGTTTGATTTGAAAAAAGGGGTATCTTTAATCCATGAACTTCCAGAAGACTTCGGTGCGCCAGTCCTCTGGCCCTCTTATGCTGAAATAAAAGACACACCCGAAATCTGGAAGGAATTCCCACAGATATCTCCTCCACTTCGTAAAGCCATGGACAGACTCTCTCCGCCAGAAGCGCAAACATTATTGAACAATCTTGAAAGTGGTACGTTTAATTCATTTTATATCTCAACAGATATCAAAGATGAATTCGCTCCTCCGCGCGTTTGGCCGCTAAAGGGCTCCGCCCAGCAAAAGATAGGTTCTGCCATCGAGGCCTCATCTCTCTATGGAGAAAAGGTTTTATTTCCAACCATGGAAAAGCTGGAAAATTCCGAAGATAAAAGCGCACTAAAGTCCGGCAAAAAGAAATTTAAGCGGGTAATGAATCGAATTGAACAAGAAGAAGACAGGTTACGAGATCTCTTAAAAAGAAAGATTGATGCGGAAGCCTTACAAGCGGAAATGTATCGCATCAAACCTCTTAGAGCTCTAGAGAAAATAACCGTAAATCATCCTGAACAAGGTGAAATTGTTGTCGCACTTGATCCGCTCCTGACTCCTATGGAGAACATGACCCGCATATTCAAGTTTGCAGCTAAAGCCTCGAGAGGGCTAAAGCATATGGAGCGCAGACGCAAAGAAGTGGAAGATGAACAAGACGTTTTCCTTAACCAGAACCTACTCCCTCCATCCAGCAAAGATAAACAGAAAAAAAATATCGCTATTCCTACAAAATATAAGAATATCGCAGTTGCCTTATTTGTTTCATCTGACGGATTTCTCATAATCAGAGGGAAAAACAGCAAAGCGAATCACGACATACTGGGTAAAGTATCGTCGGTATTTGATTACTGGTTCCACGTTGAGGGCGGACCGGGGTCTCATGTAATTTTAAAAAGAGATCATCCAGGACAGGAAGTCCCCGAAAAAACATTTGAAGAAGCCGCAACGCTCGCAGCTCTGAAAAGTTACAAGTGCAACGATTCAAAAGCAGAAGTGATGTGCGCGCTTGTGAAGGATGTTCGCAAAATAAAAGGCGGAGCACCAGGACAGGTACTAGTCGACAACGTAAGTAAAACTTTGCACGTAGAGATAGATCCATCCCTAGAAGAATCACTCGCAAAGAAATAA
- a CDS encoding VgrG-related protein: MTNVNDNIATVMKMLGNTPGIGSMAGSMPGQSGATPNLDALKNKAGSFDMEMAMATRMFSGGGDDEQYSAQGMDMGAMNNALMLEALTALNSVKGLHKSGFGQRNPFAINAYKSPITPPNFGTVNKATSPNVMGDLSAKFESGSKGVSAIGYDRVGGTSYGKYQIASNTGTMDKFLSFLKDKAPDIAEKLQQSGPANTGSKNGKMPDEWRKIAASDPVAFEKLQHDFIQGSHYDPAAKKILAKTGIDINKLPAPLREVLWSTSVQHGATGASNLISRAIENLSSQAQEKGFPADLVKEIYGERKGQFGSSTGAVQDSVANRLTKEQNMVLSMLGDSAMSKTA; encoded by the coding sequence ATGACCAATGTGAACGATAATATCGCAACGGTAATGAAAATGCTTGGCAACACCCCTGGAATCGGCTCTATGGCGGGCTCTATGCCGGGGCAGAGTGGTGCTACCCCGAACCTGGACGCCTTGAAAAACAAGGCCGGTTCTTTTGACATGGAAATGGCAATGGCTACCCGTATGTTTTCTGGTGGCGGGGACGACGAACAGTATTCTGCTCAGGGGATGGATATGGGGGCTATGAACAATGCCCTTATGCTTGAAGCGCTTACAGCCCTTAACTCAGTTAAAGGGTTACATAAAAGCGGATTCGGTCAGCGGAATCCTTTTGCTATTAATGCGTACAAATCTCCAATTACTCCTCCAAATTTTGGAACTGTCAATAAAGCGACTTCTCCAAATGTTATGGGGGATCTTTCAGCTAAATTTGAGTCCGGTTCAAAAGGGGTCTCCGCTATCGGGTATGATCGCGTGGGCGGAACGTCTTATGGAAAATATCAAATTGCATCAAATACCGGAACCATGGACAAATTTTTGTCTTTCTTAAAGGATAAGGCTCCTGATATTGCAGAAAAATTGCAGCAGTCCGGTCCAGCTAATACAGGTTCTAAGAATGGCAAAATGCCCGACGAGTGGCGTAAAATAGCCGCAAGTGACCCTGTTGCATTTGAAAAACTGCAACATGATTTTATACAGGGGAGTCATTATGATCCCGCTGCTAAAAAGATTTTAGCTAAGACTGGGATAGATATTAATAAGCTGCCTGCGCCGCTTCGCGAGGTGCTATGGAGTACTTCCGTTCAGCATGGCGCAACGGGTGCATCAAATCTAATTTCCCGTGCTATTGAGAATCTATCGTCTCAGGCGCAGGAAAAAGGCTTCCCTGCTGATCTTGTTAAAGAAATTTATGGTGAACGTAAGGGGCAGTTTGGCTCATCGACTGGAGCTGTGCAGGATAGTGTCGCCAACAGGCTAACTAAAGAACAGAATATGGTTCTTTCAATGCTTGGCGATTCCGCTATGTCAAAGACAGCGTAA